A genome region from Hevea brasiliensis isolate MT/VB/25A 57/8 chromosome 9, ASM3005281v1, whole genome shotgun sequence includes the following:
- the LOC110645018 gene encoding uncharacterized protein LOC110645018, protein MFLNLNKIPSEVTVMAHSLITTPATVSSSFLTKSKKKTTTHVPSLGFQRVLACHKDSKPISAGNPIHRRTVSLGLAGGLLALNIGRWNANAARRPPPPPPEEKKDPNLSGVQAKVLASKKRKEAMKEFAAKQREKGKPINEPSEQQ, encoded by the exons ATGTttctaaatttaaacaaaatcccAAGTGAAGTAACAGTCATGGCCCATTCCCTAATCACAACACCAGCCACAGTAAGCTCCTCTTTCTTAACCAAATCTAAGAAGAAGACAACTACCCACGTTCCATCTCTAGGGTTTCAAAGAGTATTGGCTTGCCATAAAGACTCTAAGCCAATCTCTGCTGGCAATCCCATTCATCGCAG GACTGTAAGCCTTGGTTTGGCAGGTGGATTGCTGGCCTTGAACATTGGCCGCTGGAACGCTAATGCAGCTCGAAGGCCGCCACCTCCACCACCGGAGGAGAAAAAGGACCCTAATTTAAGTGGTGTGCAAGCAAAAGTCCTAGCTAGCAAGAAGAGGAAGGAAGCCATGAAAGAGTTTGCGGccaaacaaagagagaaaggaaagcccATAAATGAACCATCTGAACAGCAATAA